The Paenibacillus uliginis N3/975 genome has a window encoding:
- a CDS encoding DUF1697 domain-containing protein encodes MAIYIALLRGINVGGKNMIKMAELKKMCEALGLNRVQTYIQSGNVLFESTEEESTLRKIIENEIEAVFGFSVNVIIRTSEELKKIVADNPFSEEEVAAAEASSVGECLYVSLLQEEPSSEGIEKLRVYQSDNEEFRINGREVFLLFGHSVRNSKLANNLHKLNVPATVRNWKTINKLVTLASAMEESR; translated from the coding sequence ATGGCGATCTATATCGCGTTATTACGAGGGATTAACGTAGGCGGTAAGAATATGATCAAGATGGCTGAATTGAAAAAAATGTGTGAAGCTTTGGGTCTGAATCGAGTTCAGACGTATATTCAAAGCGGAAATGTTCTTTTCGAATCAACAGAAGAGGAGAGCACACTGCGGAAGATTATAGAGAATGAGATAGAAGCCGTGTTTGGATTTTCAGTCAACGTTATTATAAGAACTTCTGAGGAATTGAAAAAGATTGTCGCGGATAACCCTTTTTCAGAAGAAGAAGTTGCCGCAGCGGAAGCTTCGTCAGTGGGAGAGTGCTTATACGTCTCATTGCTGCAGGAAGAACCATCATCGGAAGGGATAGAAAAGCTAAGGGTTTATCAAAGCGATAACGAAGAGTTCCGGATAAATGGGCGAGAGGTATTTCTGTTATTTGGCCATAGCGTACGCAATTCCAAACTTGCAAACAATCTTCATAAGTTAAATGTCCCGGCGACGGTTCGCAACTGGAAAACAATTAACAAGCTCGTCACGCTAGCAAGTGCCATGGAGGAATCTCGGTGA
- a CDS encoding sugar phosphate isomerase/epimerase family protein, which translates to MKLGISSYSLFQAMHAEKMSIAEVIEWTAEIGAQHIEIVPKLGFDFDVNPELEEQIVEKAKSVGIDISNYAIGANFITETEEQYEAEIARVISEVDRVNRLGAKLMRHDVASRPDTSIANFNKDLERIAHACRRIADHAKQYDITTSVENHGYYVQASDRVQSLIHAVDRPNFKTTLDVGNFVCVDENPVSAVKNNLKYASMVHIKDFYIRPSYRNPGEGWFTSTSGNYLRGAIAGQGDLDMYEILRIVKQSGYDGYMSIEYEGMEECTKGTKIAFDNVNRIWNEV; encoded by the coding sequence ATGAAGTTAGGAATTAGTTCTTATAGTTTATTTCAAGCCATGCATGCGGAAAAAATGAGCATCGCGGAAGTGATTGAGTGGACAGCCGAGATTGGTGCCCAGCATATTGAAATTGTGCCAAAACTCGGTTTCGACTTTGATGTGAATCCCGAACTCGAAGAGCAAATCGTAGAGAAGGCCAAATCTGTAGGCATTGATATTTCCAATTACGCAATTGGGGCTAACTTCATCACAGAAACGGAAGAGCAGTATGAAGCGGAAATTGCCCGTGTTATAAGCGAAGTAGATCGTGTTAACCGCCTTGGCGCTAAGCTGATGCGTCATGATGTAGCTTCCCGCCCGGATACATCCATTGCTAACTTTAACAAGGATTTGGAAAGGATCGCACACGCTTGCCGCCGAATTGCCGATCACGCGAAGCAGTATGACATTACAACCAGCGTAGAAAATCATGGATACTATGTTCAAGCCAGCGACCGTGTACAATCTCTGATTCATGCGGTAGATCGGCCTAACTTCAAGACGACACTGGATGTCGGCAACTTCGTATGTGTAGACGAAAATCCGGTATCCGCCGTGAAAAACAACTTGAAATACGCTTCGATGGTTCACATTAAGGATTTCTATATCCGTCCATCGTACCGTAACCCAGGGGAAGGCTGGTTCACCAGCACAAGCGGTAACTACCTTCGTGGGGCTATTGCAGGACAGGGTGACCTCGATATGTATGAAATATTGCGCATCGTGAAGCAGTCTGGATACGACGGCTACATGTCGATTGAATATGAAGGTATGGAAGAGTGCACTAAAGGTACCAAGATTGCTTTCGACAATGTAAACCGCATTTGGAACGAAGTGTAA
- a CDS encoding sugar phosphate isomerase/epimerase family protein, producing the protein MNLNNKIGVIVDSFGVGVMEGLKKAKEVGADGVQIYAVSGEMDPATLSPTKRKELLSYIDGLGLEISALCGDLAGHGFQDAEANPEKIEKSKRILDLAVELGSSVVTTHIGIVPDDRSGRIYDAMQRACDELGIYAKSMNAYFAIETGPEPAAHLKSFLDTLSTNGVSVNFDPANMVMVTGDDPVEGVKLLKDYLVHTHVKDGKRIRPVDPRDVYGFLGYGAMDHEKIAEMAASGAAFEEVPLGEGKVDFPAYFAALQEIGYGGYLTIEREVGSNPEQDIRKAVDFIKSYRG; encoded by the coding sequence ATGAATTTGAATAACAAAATTGGTGTTATTGTAGATAGCTTCGGAGTAGGCGTTATGGAAGGCCTAAAAAAAGCAAAAGAAGTTGGAGCCGATGGCGTTCAAATCTACGCCGTATCCGGCGAGATGGATCCTGCAACCCTTTCGCCAACCAAACGCAAAGAACTTCTCAGCTACATTGACGGACTAGGACTAGAGATTTCTGCTCTTTGCGGTGACTTGGCTGGACATGGCTTCCAGGATGCTGAAGCTAACCCTGAGAAAATAGAAAAATCCAAGCGCATCCTTGATCTGGCTGTAGAACTTGGCAGTTCCGTCGTGACCACTCATATCGGTATCGTTCCTGACGATAGAAGCGGCCGTATTTATGACGCCATGCAGCGGGCTTGTGACGAACTTGGTATATATGCAAAGAGCATGAATGCCTACTTCGCCATTGAGACTGGACCAGAACCGGCTGCACATTTGAAAAGTTTCCTGGATACGCTGAGCACGAACGGCGTCTCAGTCAACTTTGACCCTGCCAACATGGTTATGGTTACAGGCGATGATCCTGTAGAAGGCGTTAAGCTGTTGAAAGATTATCTGGTTCACACCCATGTCAAGGACGGAAAGCGTATTCGCCCGGTTGATCCTAGAGACGTATACGGTTTTCTCGGATACGGAGCGATGGATCACGAGAAGATTGCCGAGATGGCAGCCTCCGGTGCCGCATTTGAAGAAGTACCGCTGGGTGAGGGAAAAGTGGATTTTCCAGCCTATTTTGCAGCACTTCAAGAAATCGGGTATGGCGGCTACTTAACCATCGAAAGAGAAGTCGGCAGCAATCCGGAACAAGATATCCGTAAAGCCGTTGATTTCATCAAATCTTATCGAGGCTAA
- a CDS encoding Gfo/Idh/MocA family protein: protein MSKVKIGVIGCGSISECHFQAYQNNPNVQVVAVCDLKEDRAREKAEKYNASHVYTDYHELLANTEVDAVSVCTWNNTHAEISIAALRAGKNVLCEKPLCKTVDEALQVEQAVRETGKFLQVGYVRRHASNISVLKKFIDAGDLGEIYFAKASLIRRLGNPGGWFADKERSGGGPLIDIGVHVIDLCWYLMGRPKVKSVSGNTYNKLGNRSNIEHFDFYQAADYDASFNTVEDMANALIRFENGASIMVDVSFSLHAKKESSQINIYGDKGGAEIEPELSIVTERHNTIINIDPQITSPGFDFQGAFNNEINHFVDSCLGIIETNCPVEDGVEMIKILNAVYKSAAEGIEIHF, encoded by the coding sequence ATGAGCAAAGTGAAAATTGGTGTAATTGGCTGCGGCTCGATCTCTGAATGTCATTTCCAAGCTTATCAAAATAATCCTAATGTGCAGGTGGTTGCTGTCTGTGATTTGAAAGAGGACAGAGCCCGCGAAAAGGCTGAAAAATATAACGCTTCTCACGTATACACCGATTATCATGAGCTGCTGGCAAACACCGAAGTAGATGCAGTCAGCGTTTGTACCTGGAACAATACCCATGCCGAAATCAGTATCGCTGCGCTTCGTGCAGGCAAAAACGTTCTGTGTGAGAAGCCGTTGTGCAAAACAGTAGATGAAGCTCTTCAAGTTGAGCAAGCTGTACGTGAAACAGGCAAATTCCTTCAGGTTGGTTATGTGCGCCGTCATGCGTCCAACATTTCTGTACTGAAGAAGTTTATCGATGCAGGCGATCTCGGGGAAATTTATTTTGCTAAAGCCAGCTTGATCCGTCGTCTCGGCAATCCGGGTGGATGGTTCGCTGATAAAGAACGTTCTGGCGGAGGACCATTGATTGATATCGGGGTGCACGTCATTGACCTCTGCTGGTATCTGATGGGCAGACCTAAAGTGAAATCCGTAAGCGGTAATACATACAACAAGCTTGGAAACCGCTCTAATATTGAACATTTTGACTTCTATCAAGCTGCAGATTATGACGCATCTTTCAATACGGTTGAAGATATGGCGAATGCACTCATTCGTTTTGAGAATGGAGCATCCATTATGGTTGATGTAAGCTTCTCTCTTCATGCCAAAAAAGAATCCAGTCAAATTAACATTTATGGTGACAAAGGTGGCGCTGAAATTGAGCCGGAGCTGTCTATCGTTACAGAACGTCATAACACGATCATTAATATTGATCCTCAGATCACATCACCGGGCTTTGATTTCCAAGGAGCCTTCAATAATGAGATCAATCACTTTGTCGATAGCTGTCTCGGAATCATCGAAACCAACTGCCCTGTAGAAGACGGAGTGGAAATGATAAAAATCCTGAACGCTGTGTATAAGTCCGCCGCAGAAGGAATCGAAATCCACTTCTAG
- a CDS encoding helix-turn-helix transcriptional regulator, producing MTKYMDYMISSHPIRVFNPMIDSSKQKIKSLTVINAGHLPGRTLQRKDAKFHNWAFVMITGGSGYYQVNGGEIQKVEAGSWFCLFPGASFDYGPYTDGHWDEYYFTVDGYRVIEWLEHWLPNPEMIKKATFDDSLIHRMEMMFMLIDSGVPSNMDRAALILEAFLYDLVSQSDRSELNNRESFVVKVIDDISQSLYMKQEPADMASRHHISVSTLRRIVHEYTGYPLNEFLHRLKAAEAKNILLNTELTVKEIGEALGYKDTFYFSRVFKRITGVSPRIYRDRVGQ from the coding sequence ATGACAAAATACATGGATTATATGATCAGTTCTCATCCCATTCGAGTCTTTAACCCAATGATCGATTCCAGCAAGCAGAAGATCAAGTCGCTGACGGTTATAAATGCGGGTCATTTGCCAGGCAGAACCTTACAGAGAAAGGATGCCAAATTCCACAACTGGGCGTTTGTCATGATCACAGGCGGGAGTGGTTATTACCAGGTGAATGGTGGAGAAATACAGAAGGTAGAGGCAGGAAGCTGGTTTTGTCTGTTCCCCGGCGCATCGTTTGATTATGGACCATATACCGATGGGCACTGGGATGAATATTATTTTACCGTGGACGGTTACAGAGTTATCGAGTGGCTGGAGCACTGGCTTCCTAATCCGGAAATGATCAAAAAGGCTACATTTGACGATTCACTCATCCATCGGATGGAAATGATGTTTATGCTGATTGATAGTGGAGTTCCCAGCAATATGGACCGCGCTGCATTAATTTTGGAGGCCTTCCTCTATGATCTCGTATCCCAATCGGACCGCAGCGAGTTGAACAACCGGGAAAGCTTCGTGGTAAAAGTGATCGACGATATTTCGCAGTCATTATATATGAAGCAGGAACCTGCAGATATGGCTTCGAGACATCATATTTCTGTTTCCACACTCCGCAGAATTGTTCATGAGTATACCGGTTATCCGCTCAATGAATTTCTGCACCGGCTTAAAGCAGCCGAAGCGAAAAATATTTTGCTCAACACAGAATTGACGGTCAAAGAGATTGGCGAAGCTCTCGGGTATAAAGACACATTTTATTTCTCTCGAGTGTTCAAACGAATTACCGGTGTCTCTCCAAGGATCTACCGCGATAGGGTCGGGCAGTAG
- a CDS encoding GNAT family N-acetyltransferase, whose amino-acid sequence MNHFKEITTSRLLLRELSLRDAESVFRHFSDPEVTRFMDIDPCEKLEEAEEIIQFHMDDSGCRYGLFIKSSGELAGTCGYHCWVKEVPSRAEIGFDLSSSYWGQGFMQEALVEILKLGFDDMQLDIIEATVEQDNIRSQKLLTKMNFTREEELRDGLYYYTLKK is encoded by the coding sequence ATGAATCATTTTAAAGAGATTACAACAAGTAGACTTTTACTAAGAGAGCTAAGTTTGAGGGACGCGGAGTCGGTCTTTAGACATTTTTCCGATCCAGAGGTAACCCGGTTTATGGATATAGACCCTTGTGAAAAACTTGAAGAAGCCGAGGAGATTATCCAATTTCATATGGATGATTCGGGTTGTAGATATGGATTGTTTATCAAGTCGAGTGGTGAGTTAGCAGGAACTTGCGGATATCATTGTTGGGTGAAAGAAGTTCCTTCGAGAGCTGAAATCGGATTTGATCTGTCTAGTTCATATTGGGGACAGGGTTTCATGCAGGAAGCCCTCGTTGAAATTCTGAAACTTGGATTTGATGACATGCAGCTTGATATCATCGAAGCCACTGTTGAACAAGACAATATCCGATCTCAGAAACTATTGACTAAAATGAATTTTACAAGAGAAGAGGAACTAAGAGACGGCCTTTACTACTATACTTTAAAAAAATAG
- a CDS encoding GNAT family N-acetyltransferase, with product MSELFIVREATIEDLDGIAVLFNHYRTFYKQDSDLEGAKAYLSERFEQRESVIFTIIDKSSDQYAAFTQLYPSFSSISMQRSWILNDLYVHEDYRKQGVAQLLLDAAKSYAQETKSKGLSLSTAADNVIAQRLYERNGYVKDEEFFHYDLNV from the coding sequence ATGAGTGAGTTGTTCATTGTCAGAGAAGCTACGATTGAAGATTTAGACGGGATAGCTGTTTTATTTAATCATTATCGAACATTTTACAAGCAAGATTCTGATCTGGAGGGTGCCAAGGCATATCTGAGTGAACGATTTGAACAGCGAGAGTCCGTTATATTTACGATCATCGACAAGTCATCGGATCAATATGCCGCATTTACGCAGCTGTATCCTTCTTTCTCATCTATATCCATGCAGAGATCTTGGATTCTGAATGATCTGTATGTACATGAGGATTACCGCAAGCAAGGAGTAGCGCAATTATTGTTAGATGCAGCCAAAAGCTATGCCCAAGAAACGAAATCGAAGGGTCTATCTCTTTCTACAGCAGCAGATAACGTTATAGCACAGAGACTATATGAGAGAAATGGATATGTGAAGGACGAGGAATTTTTCCATTATGATTTAAATGTATAG
- a CDS encoding pyridoxamine 5'-phosphate oxidase family protein, whose product MHQPFHENERITSEEELREMLGYPSPLVVKKTIDHIDSHAMNFIRQSPIIFISTSDVSGACDVSPRGDAAGFVHMIDSKHLVIPERPGNRRMDSILNILSNPYIGIVFVIPQIEETLRVNGKACVTKDKNILESMMANGKIPSVGIGVTVEECYIHCAKSFKRSKLWDHESWPDRSTLPKPSEILAAHTGAREEDVRKSLKESYEKRLY is encoded by the coding sequence ATGCATCAACCATTTCATGAGAATGAGAGAATAACGAGTGAGGAAGAGCTTCGGGAAATGTTAGGTTACCCAAGTCCACTGGTCGTGAAAAAAACGATCGATCACATTGACAGTCATGCGATGAACTTTATTCGGCAATCGCCAATCATTTTTATATCCACCTCAGATGTTTCAGGGGCTTGCGACGTTTCTCCGCGTGGTGACGCCGCCGGATTTGTCCATATGATCGACAGTAAGCATCTGGTTATTCCTGAACGACCGGGAAACCGCCGCATGGATTCTATATTAAACATTCTAAGTAATCCTTACATCGGAATTGTATTTGTGATTCCACAGATTGAAGAAACATTAAGGGTCAATGGGAAGGCATGTGTTACTAAAGATAAAAATATTTTGGAGTCCATGATGGCAAACGGAAAAATACCATCAGTCGGAATCGGTGTAACGGTGGAGGAATGCTACATACACTGTGCTAAGTCTTTCAAAAGATCAAAGCTATGGGATCACGAAAGCTGGCCAGATCGAAGTACATTACCTAAGCCTTCAGAAATCTTGGCAGCCCATACTGGAGCAAGAGAAGAGGATGTCCGGAAGTCGTTGAAGGAATCTTACGAGAAGAGATTGTACTAA
- the thyX gene encoding FAD-dependent thymidylate synthase, with product MGSDLTVVNAARVSYAKESDELNEKDIKLIKFLAREGHTSPFRHVLVQFEIYAPLMVARQWWKYVIGSAHFEGTGDSFEAWNESSRRYITEEPTFYIPASGEWRSKPENSKQGSGEILDETVGMKLTSELLEYIDSGIQKYEAALNNGVCAEQARLFLPAYGMYVRWYWTASLQSVCHFLNQRLEHDAQKEIQDYAKAILELIKPLYPHSIDELIELG from the coding sequence ATGGGATCCGATTTGACTGTTGTAAACGCTGCACGAGTTTCTTATGCGAAGGAATCAGATGAACTTAACGAAAAAGACATTAAACTCATAAAGTTTCTGGCTAGAGAAGGCCATACGTCGCCATTCAGGCATGTGCTTGTACAGTTTGAAATATATGCTCCATTAATGGTAGCGAGACAGTGGTGGAAATATGTGATTGGCTCGGCTCATTTTGAAGGTACCGGTGATAGTTTTGAGGCTTGGAATGAATCAAGTCGGAGATATATTACGGAGGAACCAACATTTTATATTCCGGCATCAGGAGAATGGAGAAGCAAACCGGAAAATTCTAAACAAGGCAGTGGAGAAATTCTAGATGAAACGGTTGGAATGAAACTTACATCCGAATTGTTAGAATACATAGACTCAGGAATTCAAAAATATGAAGCTGCATTAAACAACGGGGTATGTGCAGAACAAGCTCGGTTGTTTCTGCCTGCCTATGGAATGTATGTCAGATGGTACTGGACCGCCTCACTTCAGTCCGTGTGCCATTTTCTGAATCAAAGGCTTGAACATGATGCGCAGAAAGAAATACAGGATTATGCAAAAGCTATATTAGAGCTAATCAAACCACTGTACCCGCATTCAATAGATGAATTAATAGAGCTTGGCTAG
- a CDS encoding GNAT family N-acetyltransferase: MYQLIQWSSDQQKYQLSEEFYLIKADKEEWGIYSSVYYNSEYNGFFKEDVYDFHLQRDPFWIYKGEQRIGGVVIAPNVLYLLFFIPPFHEEFQVVTLLKKALLRWSDPSKPIIVYEILQDHVDFFARAGFWPDEYRCKWMQRPTEMYALNWDEDLIALEPQLVAENGDAKKLVNTQDIEHFFYQCNMGSIDAIRRKQESADCYKDMISSYAYQTNELTLAASTLVYDRQSNRLVGACLVSWEGYFPAIYNIGVLQEYRGRGLATNMLKKALTMLKPHYPILRLYVMQGNSAESVYYNLGFKPGLLEVQRFHLTTK, from the coding sequence ATGTATCAACTCATTCAATGGTCCAGCGACCAGCAGAAATACCAGTTATCCGAAGAATTCTACTTGATCAAAGCAGATAAGGAAGAATGGGGCATTTATAGCTCGGTTTATTACAACTCTGAATATAACGGTTTTTTTAAGGAAGACGTGTATGATTTTCATCTACAAAGAGACCCGTTCTGGATTTATAAAGGTGAACAAAGGATAGGGGGAGTCGTAATTGCGCCCAATGTCTTATATTTATTGTTTTTCATTCCTCCGTTTCATGAAGAGTTTCAAGTTGTTACTTTACTGAAAAAAGCATTGCTTAGATGGTCAGATCCTTCGAAACCTATTATAGTTTATGAAATTTTGCAGGATCATGTGGATTTCTTTGCACGGGCAGGGTTTTGGCCTGATGAATACAGGTGTAAGTGGATGCAGCGCCCAACAGAAATGTATGCTTTGAATTGGGATGAAGATCTGATTGCTCTAGAGCCACAGCTTGTAGCTGAGAATGGTGATGCAAAAAAACTAGTAAACACTCAGGACATAGAACATTTTTTCTACCAATGTAATATGGGCAGCATTGATGCTATTAGACGAAAGCAGGAGTCAGCGGATTGTTATAAGGACATGATTAGCTCCTACGCTTATCAAACCAATGAATTAACTTTAGCAGCTTCTACGTTAGTTTATGATCGGCAAAGTAATCGTCTTGTAGGAGCCTGCTTAGTTTCGTGGGAAGGTTATTTTCCAGCTATATATAATATAGGTGTTCTTCAAGAATATCGAGGTAGGGGATTAGCTACGAATATGTTGAAAAAAGCGCTAACCATGTTAAAACCCCATTATCCAATACTGAGATTATATGTGATGCAAGGGAACTCTGCCGAGTCTGTGTATTATAATTTAGGCTTTAAACCAGGGCTATTAGAAGTTCAAAGGTTTCACCTGACAACCAAATAA
- a CDS encoding DJ-1/PfpI family protein gives MKIGFILFNDITFLDFIGFYDVIYRLNLFEQTKGTTWDICGLTEEVTDELGLTIKVNKIKPDLSQYDMVFIPGGIGTRKLRYDPEFIDWLRSAEPCKYKVSVCTGSLLWGAAGFLKDKAATTHPRAYDLLEPYCKEVIQSRIVKDGNIITAGGVATSIDLGLYLIKLFVGEDGVVQVKKQIDYPYEAEGIVEVN, from the coding sequence GTGAAGATCGGGTTTATTCTTTTTAACGATATTACGTTTTTAGACTTTATTGGTTTTTATGATGTCATTTACCGGTTAAATCTTTTTGAACAAACCAAGGGAACGACGTGGGATATTTGTGGGCTAACGGAAGAAGTTACGGATGAATTAGGGCTGACCATAAAAGTGAATAAAATTAAGCCGGATTTGTCTCAGTATGATATGGTGTTCATTCCTGGGGGAATCGGGACGAGAAAGTTACGGTATGATCCGGAGTTTATCGATTGGTTGAGATCAGCCGAGCCGTGCAAATATAAGGTGTCCGTATGTACAGGTTCGCTGTTATGGGGTGCCGCCGGATTTTTGAAAGACAAAGCTGCAACAACACATCCAAGGGCCTATGATCTGCTTGAACCATATTGCAAGGAAGTTATTCAATCCAGAATTGTCAAAGACGGCAATATCATTACAGCAGGCGGAGTAGCTACCTCCATCGACTTGGGGTTATACCTGATCAAGTTATTTGTAGGGGAAGATGGAGTGGTACAGGTCAAGAAGCAGATCGATTATCCTTATGAAGCAGAGGGCATTGTGGAGGTTAATTGA
- a CDS encoding aldo/keto reductase, which yields MQYRTLGRTGVKVSEVSLGTMAFGRWIDEQASARVLDQALGMGINLVDTADVYGKGMDNGSLSQLGESETILGNVLKNRRHDILLATKLHNVMGPGVNDQGQSRYHIYRALESSLERLQTDYIDLYQVHRFDPHTPLEETLQALDDLVKEGKIRYIGCSNYAAWQLAKAHGISALYHLRRFESVQPEYSLITRGIEQELIPFAQSEQVGVIVYSPLGRGILSGKYRFGEAPPSESRLAAGEQRLQALLNQKHALKIVDIIRPLAEKRGWSLPQYAVNWVLSRPGITSAIVGASKPEQLQETLRYSDERLDSEELAEIDRLSIERLE from the coding sequence ATGCAATACAGAACACTTGGAAGAACAGGAGTTAAGGTCTCCGAAGTAAGTCTTGGGACGATGGCATTTGGCCGTTGGATTGATGAACAGGCTTCGGCCAGGGTGCTTGATCAGGCACTGGGCATGGGTATCAATCTGGTGGATACGGCAGATGTTTATGGCAAGGGCATGGATAATGGCAGCCTATCTCAGCTCGGGGAGTCGGAGACGATACTAGGCAACGTATTAAAAAACAGACGTCATGACATTTTGCTGGCAACCAAACTGCATAATGTGATGGGTCCGGGAGTGAACGATCAGGGACAGAGCCGGTATCATATTTACCGTGCGCTGGAAAGCAGTCTTGAGCGTCTTCAGACGGATTATATCGATCTGTATCAGGTACACCGTTTCGACCCCCATACGCCACTTGAAGAAACACTTCAGGCGCTGGATGATCTCGTCAAAGAGGGGAAGATCCGTTATATCGGTTGTTCTAACTATGCCGCGTGGCAGCTTGCCAAGGCGCATGGAATAAGCGCACTCTATCATTTGCGCCGCTTTGAGAGTGTGCAGCCAGAGTACAGTCTGATTACCAGGGGAATAGAACAGGAACTGATTCCTTTTGCACAATCTGAGCAGGTGGGGGTTATTGTGTACAGTCCGCTTGGAAGAGGGATTTTGTCAGGAAAATATCGATTCGGTGAAGCCCCGCCTTCGGAATCGCGTTTGGCTGCAGGAGAGCAGCGATTACAAGCACTGTTAAATCAAAAACATGCGTTAAAGATTGTTGATATCATTCGTCCCTTGGCGGAGAAGCGTGGTTGGAGCCTTCCTCAGTATGCTGTGAATTGGGTGTTGAGTCGTCCTGGTATTACATCTGCCATCGTGGGTGCTTCGAAACCTGAGCAACTACAGGAGACGCTTCGATACTCAGATGAGCGGCTGGACTCGGAAGAATTAGCCGAGATTGACCGCCTTTCCATTGAGAGGCTTGAATAG
- a CDS encoding LLM class flavin-dependent oxidoreductase gives MSSQQQQRQLHLGLFLFGTGYHPAGWRLPEGRTDGAYDPHFLKEIAQKLEQAKFDFFFLGDRLATSADMQYLFPSQMNRLEPFTLLSYLAAVTEKIGLIGTVNTTYAEPYNIARMTASLDHLSGGRASWNVVTGSDPRAAQNFSREKHWDNAKRYDYAEEFIEVISGLWDTWEDDALPRDKESGVFADGSKVHELNHSGEHFSVAGPLNVARPIQGQLPLITAGTSRRSQLLAAKYSDMVFTGTNDKEVAQAFYKEVKSKLREFGRTDSDLKVLPGLVPIVGRTDEEARAKYNELNSLVVTDYDLKPLSDKLGIDLTGIDLNAPLPDLSSSEAALHWAELARRANGREDITLRDLFYFFTVTVRGHLLVVGSAERIADLIEEWFVDEAADGFNVCPPYMPGGLDLFLELVVPELQRRGIFRTEYEGSTFRDHLGLGRPENRFELQLKG, from the coding sequence ATGAGTTCACAACAGCAACAACGTCAATTGCATCTGGGGTTATTTTTGTTCGGAACGGGCTATCATCCCGCCGGGTGGAGACTTCCAGAAGGGCGCACGGACGGTGCATACGATCCACATTTCTTAAAGGAAATTGCGCAAAAACTGGAGCAGGCCAAATTTGACTTCTTCTTCCTTGGAGACCGTCTGGCAACGAGTGCAGACATGCAGTATTTATTCCCGTCCCAAATGAACCGTCTGGAGCCGTTTACGTTGCTGTCCTATTTGGCGGCTGTGACAGAGAAAATCGGCTTGATCGGCACGGTGAACACGACTTATGCCGAGCCCTATAATATCGCCCGCATGACGGCTTCTTTAGATCATTTGAGTGGAGGAAGAGCTTCATGGAACGTAGTGACAGGATCGGATCCTAGAGCGGCCCAAAACTTTAGTCGCGAGAAGCACTGGGACAATGCCAAAAGGTATGACTATGCCGAGGAGTTCATTGAAGTGATAAGCGGGTTGTGGGATACGTGGGAGGATGATGCCTTACCACGGGACAAAGAATCAGGTGTTTTTGCGGATGGCAGCAAGGTGCACGAGTTGAATCACAGTGGCGAGCATTTCTCTGTAGCAGGTCCGCTCAATGTAGCTCGTCCGATTCAAGGACAGCTCCCGTTAATTACAGCAGGTACATCTCGACGCAGCCAATTATTGGCGGCCAAATACTCTGATATGGTGTTCACCGGTACGAATGATAAGGAGGTAGCACAGGCTTTTTATAAAGAAGTGAAGAGCAAACTGCGTGAGTTTGGCAGAACGGATTCGGATCTGAAAGTGCTGCCTGGTCTCGTGCCGATTGTTGGCAGAACGGATGAAGAAGCCAGAGCCAAATACAATGAATTGAACAGTCTGGTCGTCACGGACTATGATCTTAAGCCTTTATCCGATAAATTGGGGATCGATCTGACGGGCATTGATCTGAACGCTCCCCTGCCGGATTTATCTTCATCAGAAGCAGCACTCCATTGGGCTGAGCTGGCAAGAAGGGCAAATGGGCGGGAGGATATTACGTTACGGGATTTATTCTACTTCTTTACCGTGACCGTGAGAGGACATCTGCTTGTCGTAGGAAGTGCGGAGCGGATAGCCGACCTGATCGAAGAATGGTTCGTTGATGAGGCGGCAGATGGTTTCAATGTATGCCCTCCGTACATGCCTGGCGGATTGGATCTGTTTCTGGAACTCGTCGTGCCAGAGCTTCAACGTAGAGGTATATTCCGGACAGAATATGAAGGGAGCACATTCCGGGATCATCTTGGTTTGGGGCGACCGGAAAATCGCTTTGAGCTTCAACTCAAGGGGTGA